The Streptomyces laurentii genome contains a region encoding:
- a CDS encoding tsrB protein (identified by MetaGeneAnnotator; putative;~sequence version:1): MTEETTARRFAGVRHPIHLHVWPPETAPRYLAVFVHGYADHAGRYGRLADALTRHGAAVYAPDHAGSGRSGGARALVTDHDEQVADLATVVERARADHPGLPVVMIGHSVGGMVAVRYAQRHPEDLAALVLAAPVLGSWHTATSLLAFAEIPEMPVDVGSVMSRDPAEAARYNADPLIWHGAFVRDTLESVVTCLERINGGESLAFLPTLWLHGDADPLALIDETRAGVEKIRGFHLAERVYPGALHGLFHDEGRDRATADLTAFLDDALTVPTRP; this comes from the coding sequence ATGACCGAGGAGACGACGGCACGGCGGTTCGCCGGCGTCCGGCACCCGATCCATCTGCACGTCTGGCCGCCGGAGACGGCGCCCCGCTATCTCGCGGTGTTCGTGCACGGGTACGCCGACCACGCGGGCCGCTACGGCCGGCTGGCCGACGCGCTGACCCGGCACGGCGCCGCCGTGTACGCGCCGGACCACGCCGGCAGCGGCCGCTCGGGCGGCGCACGCGCGCTCGTGACGGACCACGACGAGCAGGTCGCCGACCTCGCCACGGTCGTCGAGCGGGCCCGCGCGGACCACCCGGGGCTCCCCGTGGTGATGATCGGGCACTCGGTCGGCGGGATGGTGGCCGTCCGGTACGCCCAGCGCCACCCCGAGGACCTCGCCGCGCTCGTGCTCGCCGCGCCCGTGCTCGGCTCCTGGCACACGGCGACCTCGCTCCTCGCCTTCGCGGAGATCCCCGAGATGCCGGTGGACGTCGGCTCGGTGATGTCCCGCGACCCCGCCGAGGCGGCCCGCTACAACGCGGACCCGCTGATCTGGCACGGCGCGTTCGTCCGGGACACCCTGGAGTCCGTCGTCACCTGCCTCGAACGGATCAACGGGGGCGAGAGCCTGGCCTTCCTGCCGACGCTCTGGCTGCACGGCGACGCCGATCCGCTGGCCCTGATCGACGAGACCCGGGCCGGCGTGGAGAAGATCCGCGGCTTCCACCTGGCCGAACGCGTCTATCCGGGAGCGCTGCACGGCCTGTTCCACGACGAGGGGCGCGACCGCGCGACCGCGGACCTCACGGCGTTCCTCGACGACGCCCTCACCGTTCCCACGCGTCCCTGA
- a CDS encoding tsrA protein (identified by MetaGeneAnnotator; putative;~sequence version:1): MTGVTEPGASGPEHRLSLNEMPAVPVTGLDEALRDALRGAHRYPDPFARELTAAIAATHSVPEHDVVTGPGSAVILQHVIQWAAPRRGEVVYARPSFDAYPLAVAAAGATAVEIPLRDHRHDLPRMLAAVTPDTRALVVCNPHNPTGTALGADALLAFLRAVPEHVVVVLDEAYREFAGDKDTLDGPDVYRGLPNVVVLRSFSKAYGLAGLRVGFALARREVADVLRTRLLPFAVGTVAEAAARTVLARRSEVYARVDRVVAERDRLTAELRGQGWEVAPSAANFCWLPLGSRSAAFVAAAAREGILVRAVAGEGVRVTVGDPAANDAVLRLTARLAKEREEPVGPAASVEGPTEPGEAPGD; the protein is encoded by the coding sequence ATGACGGGAGTCACCGAACCGGGAGCGTCCGGCCCGGAGCACCGGCTTTCGCTGAACGAGATGCCGGCCGTCCCCGTGACCGGCCTGGACGAGGCGCTCCGGGACGCGCTGCGCGGGGCGCACCGCTACCCCGACCCGTTCGCCCGGGAGCTGACGGCGGCGATCGCGGCCACCCACTCCGTACCCGAGCACGACGTGGTCACGGGCCCCGGCTCCGCCGTGATCCTCCAGCACGTCATCCAGTGGGCGGCCCCGCGGCGGGGCGAGGTCGTCTACGCCCGGCCGTCGTTCGACGCGTACCCGCTGGCCGTGGCCGCCGCCGGGGCCACCGCCGTCGAGATCCCGCTGCGGGACCACCGGCACGATCTGCCGCGCATGCTGGCGGCCGTCACCCCCGACACCCGCGCGCTCGTCGTGTGCAACCCCCACAACCCCACGGGCACCGCGCTCGGCGCCGACGCCCTGCTCGCCTTCCTCCGCGCGGTCCCGGAGCACGTGGTCGTCGTCCTGGACGAGGCGTACCGGGAGTTCGCCGGGGACAAGGACACCCTCGACGGGCCGGACGTCTACCGCGGCCTGCCGAACGTGGTGGTCCTCCGGTCCTTCTCGAAGGCGTACGGGCTGGCCGGCCTGCGCGTCGGCTTCGCGCTCGCCCGCCGCGAGGTGGCGGACGTCCTGCGCACCCGGCTGCTGCCCTTCGCCGTCGGCACCGTCGCCGAGGCGGCCGCGCGGACCGTTCTCGCCCGGCGGTCCGAGGTGTACGCGCGCGTGGACCGCGTCGTCGCCGAACGGGACCGGCTCACCGCGGAACTGCGCGGGCAGGGCTGGGAGGTGGCGCCGTCGGCCGCCAACTTCTGCTGGCTGCCGCTGGGCTCCCGCTCGGCCGCCTTCGTCGCGGCGGCGGCCCGCGAGGGCATCCTCGTCCGCGCCGTCGCGGGCGAGGGCGTCCGCGTCACCGTCGGCGACCCGGCGGCCAACGACGCCGTCCTCCGGCTGACCGCCCGTCTGGCCAAGGAGCGCGAGGAGCCGGTGGGGCCGGCGGCATCAGTGGAGGGGCCGACGGAGCCGGGGGAGGCGCCGGGAGACTGA
- a CDS encoding cytidine and deoxycytidylate deaminase family protein (Nucleoside deaminases include adenosine, guanine and cytosine deaminases. These enzymes are Zn dependent and catalyzethe deamination of nucleosides. The zinc ion in the active site playsa central role in the proposed catalytic mechanism, activating a...; cd01285;~catalytic motif [active];~cytidine and deoxycytidylate deaminase family protein [Amycolatopsis mediterranei U32];~dimer interface [polypeptide binding];~identified by MetaGeneAnnotator; putative;~nucleoside/Zn binding site), with amino-acid sequence MPRAAHGEDTGAAPRPEPVREPIREPVPEPVHEPAAGSGPGPAMDPVGDPVRDPWRAPMRYALAEADLAALAGDVPVGAVVLAPDGSVLATGHNEREATGDPTAHAEVLALRRAAAATGEWRLTGCTLVVTLEPCVMCAGALVQARVERVVFGAFDEKAGATGSLWDLVRDRRLNHRPEVIHGVLEAECSAQLTAFFRTR; translated from the coding sequence GTGCCCCGCGCAGCACACGGCGAGGACACCGGCGCCGCCCCTCGCCCCGAACCCGTACGGGAGCCGATCCGGGAGCCGGTCCCGGAACCGGTCCATGAACCCGCCGCGGGATCCGGACCGGGCCCCGCGATGGACCCCGTAGGGGATCCCGTACGGGACCCCTGGCGTGCCCCGATGCGGTACGCGCTCGCCGAGGCCGACCTGGCCGCGCTGGCCGGTGACGTACCGGTCGGCGCGGTCGTGCTCGCCCCGGACGGCTCCGTCCTCGCCACCGGCCACAACGAACGCGAGGCGACCGGCGACCCGACCGCCCACGCCGAGGTGCTCGCCCTGCGCCGGGCCGCGGCGGCGACGGGCGAGTGGCGGCTGACCGGCTGCACGCTCGTGGTGACCCTGGAGCCCTGCGTGATGTGCGCGGGGGCCCTCGTCCAGGCGCGGGTCGAACGGGTGGTCTTCGGCGCCTTCGACGAGAAGGCCGGCGCGACCGGCTCGCTCTGGGACCTGGTCCGCGACCGCCGCCTCAACCACCGCCCCGAAGTGATCCACGGCGTACTGGAGGCGGAGTGCTCGGCCCAGCTGACCGCCTTCTTCCGCACCCGCTGA
- a CDS encoding hypothetical protein (Hypothetical protein XNR_2880 [Streptomyces albus J1074];~identified by MetaGeneAnnotator; putative;~putative tRNA adenosine deaminase-associated protein; TIGR03941), translating to MYFAALLARTEDGWEASDTELDDVETLADLAELAREAAADDGETVIVFIEQEDAWFGVVRVDGEDDPRVFVSNGAAAARSSYGEILTSEILGDEPDDALDELTDLDGTEDGEPEAADEDDEAADSAAAVAPPGPLGETLILADLGMDEQALLGLETGDALGEIADAIGAADILEAVR from the coding sequence GTGTACTTCGCCGCACTGCTCGCGCGCACCGAAGACGGGTGGGAAGCGAGCGATACAGAGCTCGACGACGTGGAAACGCTGGCGGACCTCGCCGAACTGGCCCGTGAGGCCGCCGCCGACGACGGAGAGACCGTGATCGTCTTCATCGAGCAGGAGGACGCCTGGTTCGGCGTCGTCCGGGTCGACGGCGAGGACGACCCACGCGTGTTCGTCTCGAACGGCGCCGCCGCCGCCCGCTCCTCGTACGGGGAGATCCTCACCTCGGAGATCCTCGGCGACGAACCGGACGACGCACTCGACGAACTGACCGACCTGGACGGCACGGAGGACGGCGAGCCGGAGGCCGCGGACGAGGACGACGAGGCGGCGGACAGCGCCGCGGCCGTCGCCCCGCCCGGGCCGCTCGGCGAGACGCTCATCCTGGCCGACCTCGGCATGGACGAGCAGGCGCTGCTCGGTCTGGAGACCGGCGACGCCCTCGGGGAGATCGCGGACGCCATCGGCGCCGCGGACATCCTGGAGGCCGTCCGCTAG
- a CDS encoding hypothetical protein (identified by MetaGeneAnnotator; putative;~predicted protein [Streptomyces pristinaespiralis ATCC25486]), translating to MPDPKKTPGTPGMPGEAAGAEAFDPPPLPREYPPASGPSRASGSNPGPSPELGAGLGAGPGPEPDTPDPDANPEADPEADPESERRRRRAQFLRDLHEAKALRERVQPRRARAARMRQAMRMRSFRW from the coding sequence ATGCCCGACCCGAAGAAGACGCCCGGAACGCCCGGAATGCCTGGTGAGGCGGCCGGAGCGGAGGCTTTCGACCCTCCGCCGCTCCCGAGGGAGTACCCACCGGCTTCGGGCCCTTCCCGGGCCTCCGGGTCGAACCCCGGGCCCAGCCCCGAGCTCGGGGCCGGGCTCGGGGCCGGGCCCGGCCCCGAGCCGGACACGCCGGACCCGGACGCGAACCCGGAGGCGGACCCGGAGGCGGACCCGGAGAGCGAGCGCCGGCGGCGGCGCGCGCAGTTCCTGCGCGACCTGCACGAGGCCAAGGCGCTGCGCGAACGCGTCCAGCCCCGGCGCGCCCGGGCGGCCCGGATGCGGCAGGCGATGCGGATGCGTTCGTTCCGGTGGTGA
- a CDS encoding uracil phosphoribosyltransferase (Phosphoribosyl transferase (PRT)-type I domain; cd06223;~identified by MetaGeneAnnotator; putative;~uracil phosphoribosyltransferase [Streptomyces cattleya NRRL 8057 = DSM46488]), with protein sequence MRLHVVDHPLVAHKLTTLRDKRTDSPTFRRLADELVTLLAYEATRDVRTERVDIETPVTKTAGVKLSYPRPLVVPILRAGLGMLDGMVRLLPTAEVGFLGMIRNEETLEASTYATRMPEDLSGRQVYVLDPMLATGGTLVAAIKELIRRGADDVTAVVLLAAPEGVAVMERELAGTPVTVVTASVDERLNENGYIVPGLGDAGDRMYGTAD encoded by the coding sequence ATGCGTCTCCACGTCGTCGATCACCCGCTGGTCGCCCACAAGCTCACCACTCTGCGCGACAAGCGCACGGACTCCCCGACCTTCCGCCGGCTCGCCGACGAGCTGGTCACCCTGCTCGCCTACGAGGCGACCAGGGACGTGCGCACCGAGCGGGTCGACATCGAGACCCCCGTCACGAAGACGGCCGGCGTGAAGCTCTCGTACCCCCGCCCGCTCGTGGTCCCGATCCTGCGCGCCGGTCTCGGCATGCTCGACGGCATGGTGCGGCTGCTCCCGACCGCCGAGGTCGGCTTCCTCGGGATGATCCGCAACGAGGAGACGCTGGAGGCGTCGACCTACGCGACGCGGATGCCGGAGGACCTGTCCGGCCGCCAGGTGTACGTCCTGGACCCGATGCTGGCGACCGGCGGCACGCTCGTCGCGGCGATCAAGGAACTGATCCGGCGCGGCGCGGACGATGTCACCGCGGTCGTGCTCCTCGCCGCCCCCGAGGGCGTCGCGGTCATGGAGCGCGAGCTGGCAGGTACGCCGGTGACCGTCGTGACGGCCTCGGTCGACGAGCGGCTCAACGAGAACGGCTACATCGTGCCGGGCCTCGGCGACGCGGGCGACCGCATGTACGGCACCGCCGACTAG
- a CDS encoding lytR_C domain containing protein (LytR cell envelope-related transcriptional attenuator; pfam13399;~LytR_C domain containing protein [Streptomyces fulvissimus DSM40593];~UniProt-pubmed:11572948; UniProt-pubmed:21463507; UniProt-pubmed:18375553; UniProt-pubmed:20581206; UniProt-pubmed:12000953; UniProt-pubmed:21551298;~identified by MetaGeneAnnotator; putative), giving the protein MSMLTPPGMGGKYRITGDVYPRMRRPQRRRRIVLGAAAAVLVLGAAGWGTYQLVDVFSGGDGKKTTAAGKPSDCKPAPKPTAPPAAALPKPAQITVNVYNATPRGGLAKATADELKKRGFLIGKVGNAPAALDKKVPGTGLLLGAPGATKGMFSVVGTQLKGATTKVDTRTTADVDFVIGTAFKQLDPKAAADAALTALNKPKPAPGRC; this is encoded by the coding sequence ATGAGCATGCTCACTCCCCCCGGAATGGGCGGAAAGTACCGCATCACGGGGGATGTCTATCCCCGTATGCGCCGCCCCCAGCGTCGGCGCAGGATCGTTCTCGGGGCGGCGGCCGCCGTGCTCGTGCTCGGCGCGGCCGGCTGGGGGACGTACCAGCTCGTCGACGTCTTCTCCGGCGGCGACGGTAAGAAGACGACGGCCGCCGGCAAGCCCAGCGACTGCAAGCCCGCGCCCAAGCCGACCGCACCGCCCGCCGCGGCGCTCCCGAAGCCGGCCCAGATCACCGTGAACGTCTACAACGCGACCCCGCGCGGCGGCCTCGCGAAGGCGACCGCGGACGAGCTGAAGAAGCGCGGCTTCCTCATCGGGAAGGTGGGCAACGCGCCCGCCGCCCTCGACAAGAAGGTCCCCGGCACGGGCCTGCTGCTCGGCGCGCCCGGCGCGACCAAGGGCATGTTCTCCGTCGTCGGCACCCAGCTCAAGGGCGCGACGACGAAGGTCGACACCCGCACCACCGCGGACGTCGACTTCGTCATCGGCACGGCCTTCAAGCAGCTCGACCCCAAGGCCGCGGCGGACGCCGCCCTCACCGCCCTGAACAAGCCGAAGCCGGCCCCCGGGCGCTGCTGA
- a CDS encoding transcription regulator of the arc/metJ class (Transcription regulator of the Arc/MetJ class [Streptomyces fulvissimus DSM40593];~Transcription regulator of the Arc/MetJ class [Transcription];~UniProt-pubmed:11572948; UniProt-pubmed:20624727; UniProt-pubmed:21463507; UniProt-pubmed:18375553; UniProt-pubmed:20581206; UniProt-pubmed:12000953; UniProt-pubmed:20064060; UniProt-pubmed:21551298;~identified by MetaGeneAnnotator; putative) — protein MIFKRIGNGRPYPDHGRESTRQWADVAPRPVRLDQLVTTKGQLDLETLLAEDSTFYGDLFAHVVKWQGDLYLEDGLHRAVRAALQQRQVLHARVLELG, from the coding sequence GTGATCTTCAAGCGCATCGGAAACGGCAGGCCGTATCCCGACCACGGCCGGGAAAGCACCCGGCAGTGGGCGGACGTGGCACCGCGCCCGGTCCGCCTCGACCAGCTGGTGACGACCAAGGGCCAGCTGGATCTGGAGACGCTGCTCGCCGAGGACTCCACCTTCTACGGCGACCTCTTCGCGCACGTCGTGAAGTGGCAGGGCGATCTCTACCTGGAGGACGGACTGCACCGCGCGGTCCGCGCCGCGCTCCAGCAGCGCCAGGTGCTGCACGCGCGCGTACTGGAACTGGGCTGA
- a CDS encoding hypothetical protein (Domain of unknown function (DUF1508); cl01356;~identified by MetaGeneAnnotator; putative;~unnamed protein product [Corynebacterium ulcerans809]), which produces MAGKFEVYKDKADKYRFRLKAGNGEIIAVGEAYESKASCLHGIESVKANAPSAPVVEKEKATP; this is translated from the coding sequence ATGGCGGGCAAGTTCGAGGTCTACAAGGACAAGGCGGACAAGTACCGGTTCCGTCTCAAAGCGGGCAACGGCGAGATCATCGCGGTGGGCGAGGCGTACGAGAGCAAGGCCTCCTGCCTGCACGGCATCGAGTCGGTGAAGGCGAACGCCCCCTCCGCCCCGGTGGTCGAGAAGGAGAAGGCGACGCCGTAA